ACTGCTACAGATGATTTACTTTATAATAAGTGTGTAGTACATACATGAGTATGCTATTGACTGCTGCATGCATGCGCATCCcttgttttcatatttatttgaacaaatcaaaatttccatttttttaaatataattaatcgaTTTAATCTTCATTGCATTGTGCAAATTCTATAGCTTAAATACTGTAGTGCTTTTAAAAGGATGCTATGATGTGTCTAAAGGTGCCATACCTTTTTTCATAAAACGTATATTCTTAAATAACATTCGTTGTTTTCAAATGCTGTAAAATGATACTAAACAAAGAAGGCTATAAATTTTATTGGACCATTGGAAAtttaatgaaaataaaagataatcaATCAAATCATTAGCTGGTTGATACATAGAACAACTTAAAAATAAAAGAGAGATTTATGTGAAAATATCGAGTTTCAAACTTCACTAATTACAGCACCGTAACCATCTTATCTCTGGTAATTAATCAATTCATGATAATTAGTGTCATTATTATCAAAGTCAATCTGCACGATGGAGAGACCAATTAACCATAAACGTATCGGACGGAAAGTTTGAATTGAACGGTCGAGATTAGTTGTCTGTTTGACGAACTTTCCAATCATTTCGAGTAGCTGACTAAGCCATGTCACAGTAGCATGGTGAAATGGATTGAAGAATCCTTGTTTCTACAAGATTGTGATACGCCATGAGCCACGTCAACCATACGGCGTTAGCATGGTTGTCCCACCATGTCAATATGGCATTAGTGTAACAGTGACGGCTACCGCGCAACGGCAAAATAGCGGAGGATTAGAAGAGGGCCAAAAGTAGCAATGGCGACGGCGATTGGCGGCGCTCGAAGAGCCCTCGCAGGCCGAGGGATCCCTTCTTCTCTGATCTCCGGTGCCGCAACTTCGAGAGCTTTCCCATCTTCTTCTGCTCGAACTCGGGCCTGCTCTTGGCTCTCGCGCCGCAAGCTTCCTTCTGGAATCTCGAGGTACTGCTACTCCGCATCTTTCTCCATCGTCTTCGATCTTATCCCATTCATTTATTAGTTTTAACTGAGAACTTGGGTGATCTGATCTGGAGAAGTTTACATCTTTTGTACTTACTAATCTACTCTTTTCATGTGGAAGCGCTCACTAGTAAAATAATTTTTGGATCATCGACGCATTCAATTTTTTTCAGAATTAAGAACTTCaaagttttgtttttcttttttttttcctctcgtTTTGCatcatctttctttttatttgaatattttttgtgGCTTCTTGTTTTATTGTTGGATTGTGTGTGGCAAAAGTGGTAGCTTTGTTATTGTAATGTGAATGGTATGCATTACTGACGAATTAGGTTCCGCAGGTCCGCGGTTGAGTTGGGTTGTGCACAGTCTTTGATGCCTTTTCACAGCGTTACTGCTACGGCATTGCTCACTTCTATGCTCTCCGCAAGGCCTGGAAGCTGGACTTGGCTTTCAGAAGGTAATCCATTTatcctctcttcttttctgtaGCTCATCATAATTAGCaaatattatatgataatttGCCTGTTTTACTTTAAAACATAATTGGTATGATTCCATGAATTCGATTGAGAGGCTACGAGGGTATCACTTGTTGTAGCAAAAgtgtttattttgctttatgtttgcTTAGGTTAGTTCTGGTTAGTTTACTTGTTTTAGCTTTGTCCAAAATGTTAGGACAGATACTTCAAATCTAGCAAGTTTAGATCTTTCTTTATATTCTTCCGAACTTCTGAAGTCCCACACATACTTTCAGATCCTAATTTAGTTATGAATTGGAACTGAACTCAAAGATGTTATCTGTGTTTTCCCCTTTGtgtttatagaatattttaacaCAACATACTTGTTTGTTTTAGTTTTCTTGTAATTGTATAGGTAATAGGTCCATCAGGACTtctgtttgtttgtttttattttctgtttgcAGGTCTACTATCACATTATTTAACTTTCAACAGAAAAATCAACTAATTATAGACAAAAATTTTAGGAGAAAAGGTAGGTTGGGATATATTTTCAACCACAAACTTTTAACTTCCCTAGCTACTGTTTGATCAGTTACATTGGAGTTTGTGGTTTTTTCTGTTTGTAAGAAATAGGTCCAGTGTAATATTgtttttattattctagtaatcTTTAGAACTCTGATTTTGGGTTTGAGAGTTTGTTCTTTGGTTAAAGAAGTTTATGGGCATACCAAAGAAAAACTCTCAATCCCAAAACAGAGTTCTAAAGATTACTAGAATAATAAATCCTTTTAACCCCCTTATTTGTTGGTATGGTATGCCCATAACCCCCTTATTCATTGGGTTTGAGAGCTTGGTATGCGCATATATTTTCTTTTAACCCCCTTATTCGTTGAAGTGTTTTGCctgaattttgaaaaataaaaaacttaattTAGTTTTCCTCTATGACATTTCGAAAACCAAACAAAACAGATATGCTTTGTGGCCATCACATGCTTCCATTACAGAGTGCTTAAACTTGTTTGTTTAAGTACCATGTTATATTTATTTGAGTCCTGCTGATCCTTTGATAGATTGTGGCATTTTTGTCGGAACTCAAATGAAAGAAAAGTGTTAAACTCTTGTTTTTATTTTGCATGCTGTTGGTGCATTTGGTTCAGGGgtattagaaaaaagaaaaaaagaataaaggAGGATTAGTATCTGACAGGCACCAATAATCATACTTGATAGAGGGGTTCTTGTATTGTTTGTTGCTCATATTTGTCCATATAATATAAGGTCAAATAAGGATTTGCTGTAGCTTGATTGATATTTTGGAATTTCTGATATATGTACTGTGATAAAAGTTGAGTGTGCCAGCCCATATCTTTTTGAACTGTTGTCTCTTCTCTCCCTTGTTTCGCCTTATCTTTTCATTAATTCTTTGTCGTTCATCCCTGATTTGTTATGGGAATCTATCCAGCAGTGTACTTTTAGCTTCATCCATGCTTGTCAACCTTTGACTCGGTGAAATGTTGTGCCATGCCTCATCAATTTATTCAATTTCTGAGTCATGTGCTAGGGATCCTGTATAGAAGTATTTACAGAATCAGGAACAAGTTCGAGGTGAATTGTATAGCATAAAATTTCAATATGAAAATGCCAGGTCAAGCAAACTGGATCATGGTGGATTGAGTTATTTTTGAAATAATCAGATATTAATTTTGTTTGGTACTGACTGGTGTTAGTCAGTCTTTTGGGGGTTTCGAGGCCCATCTCTGTGACGAACAGCCAGATCAGATCGGACCAAGAATACTATGGACCTTATTAAGTGAGAAAGTTGATATGTATCCACCTGTTATATGATTTGCATGGTATAGCCTTCACTAGCATGCATGGCATGTGTGGAACTATGTTTCATGGTGATAAGCAACACTTGGTTTCTGTCTGCTATCATTGGCAGTGCCTTTCTGTATCTCTTCTACAACATCATTCATTGGTCATTTCTGTAGGCCATGGTTTGCTTAAGGTTATAAATTAGTGTTATTGTTATCATTGTACTTATTTGGCATGCGCTTCTTCTATTTTCCAATAACTTCATCACGAATTTGACTCTGTTGCTTTAGGAAACATTTTTCTAATGTTCCTAACCCAGCATTGTTCTTATGAACAGTCATTTATTTTGTTGCTTAACAAACAAGACAATGAGTGACTTCTGCTGGTTTAGATCATATTTACTCATGTTAGATTCCAAATATATCTACCTTGCTgagtttttttttccctcttgaaCAATGCATCACCTTATGTTATGAACCTTTGTTATCATCGCTTGAACATGTAAATCATCTGGTTGTGTTAGTGAAATGTTGGCTGATATTTTATTTGCTTTGCATATGTAACATGATAACTTTATGTAGGATTTGCAACGCCTCTATGACGTCAGAGATAAACATGAAACAAATGCCGTGCCGAGGATTGCTGGGTTTGTTTATTGATCAATGTGCTTACTAGAAGGCACCATTGCTCTAAACGATGATCTTGGATCTTCTCTCTTCTAAAAGAAATGTTATGTTGGATTTCAATTCTTGCACAGCAGAAATATCTCAACTGTCCCTTTCCGGTCTTGTATTATGAAAGTGCGTCGCAACCTCCTGGCATAGTCATTCTTATAGTGGTTGAAACTTCTTATCATATTCTCAGGAATATCCATCTGCAGCTGTTTTCCTTTTTGTTATCCGTTTCACGTTTCGATCACTTTTTCTAGACGCGTGTTTTTATTATTCGGATGCGCAAATGTTAACACAGCATTGCTATTTAAGGTGCTGTCATCTGACCAAACAATATGATGTTTCTAAGTTAGGTAAGCAGTCGATTGCTATTTTGTGAGTTTGTCAGCCATCAAACCTTTAATTCAGTCAATCTAGTTGTTTGATTGGTTATAAAAGTCGAGCTTGTCGGAGTTTTGGTTTCAGATCTTTTTTTTCCTACTTGGGATATGTCGAAACCATGTTAGTATCATGCACCTCAACCATGTAAGGTGTTTTGTGCTTGGAGAAGGATGATTAAAGTGCATTGCATCAATTATCCAAAACCCTAGGATAGATGTTGAGTTAATAATTGAAGAGAAAAATGTAGTAAACCTCATGCTGATTCACACTTCTTGTCTAATATTGTGCAATTCTGCTGTTGAGATAAATAGTGTGCGACCACAAACTTACGATGGACCCATTTCTTCGGATTCCTTCAGCAAAACATGCAGGTAGAAAGCAGCATCCAACTACAGTCAGACTGATCTGAGTGCTTACAAGATGTTGCAACCAATTATATCACCTCTCAACTGGACAATATATTCTTAGTTCATGTGTTGTTGTGGTCATCAGCATCGATTGAATATTGACGAGATTGAAGCTTTGACATTTCCGGAGGATCATCCAAATTCATTTGAGATGAATGATAGTTTGATTAGATGTAAaccaaatttttatttatttgtcgATTGGATCAATCATATTACTCTGATTTATAGTTTTCAATACTTCCAAGTGCGACCAAAATGAATCAGAATTTCTAGAAAGATGAACAAATCAAGTCAAACCATGCATATTAAGTCAACAAATGGATCATTACTTTGTGTGTATTTGGTCCAATACCCACAAAGTAGTCAATTGCAATTGATTTTTTTCTCTGCATTAAGTCCGATTGGGAATCGCTTGACCGACCAAAACACCGGCCTTGTCACTCCCAAAAGATGTAATCTAGATTTCGAAGTATGCACGCAGTGAATCGCCCTTGCTTGATTCTTCCACCACTAGAATGTCGGCGAATTAAGCTTACTATTCCTCGACTCGAATGTGAGGTTCCGAGCGGAAGTGACATACCATTGACAACATGTCGACGCGTGAAGGCAATGGGCATAGTTGATAATTGGTGGCTGATGGGGCTTCACATGTTGTCATCTACAATTATCAGCAGTCCACAGTTGGTACTGAGATGGGGACATGATGATTAACACGTTTTAGAGACTCCAATAATTGAGCTGAAGAATCGTACAATCGTGGATGATTTGATTGTTCCGAAGGCTGATAATAATGATGCTAATGCTGATGTTTCATCTAACTGCTAAGGCATACAGTTATCAAAGATTCCTTTAGAAATAGAAATATTAACTCTCATGTGAATCTTTCGATGTTCAAGTTAGTAATTCATGATTACGAGTGGTTCAAaattatctcttttttttatattaaaaataattttttatatttagtcaAAAAAAGGATAATATTTTACGATGAGGTAATCCTTAACCACCTCTAATAATCTATTCTATTTTTACTCTTTTCTCCACATAACTAACAAAAAGAGGATAACTTGTAATCATTTGTATTATTCTTATTTACATGGGCAAATCGATGGGATAGTCTCTGTCTCTTCTTTTAATCTAAAATATCATacaaaaatcatataaaaattatatattagatGACGATCGACTAAAAGCCTTTCAGTCTTGTTGCCAAAATAATTCGTAAGGCATGACGAGGGTTTGAACGCTCGAATCGAGTAAAAGGATTCAAATACATGCACACACACCAAACTTGACTGAATTCTCCATGCCCGCTTCTCTTGAAATTATTGCTCCTTTATGCATTCTTTCCTACTGTTTACAGTACGAGAGACTGATTCCAGTCTTTATTCGTTGCATCTCCCCGTATTATGGGTTGACTGCTGCGTTCATTGAGCTTCCCAGTATCCGAGTTCGGAAGCTGTACCGAACCGAGTCTACTGTCGAGAGAGAAACGTGGGATAAGATGACTATTCCAACTTGGTTTGTCCTGTTCACCGGATGAGATGACTCTTCCTCCGTGAAGCACATACACATGGAGGAGAACTCCACCGGGCTCCGGCCATGGGCACAGCTGTGAGTCTTAAGAGCCCCAATCAAGTTGTTGGCAGTTTACTTCATCGAATGAATTTATTAGATGTTCCATCGTTGCCCATCTTCGTTAAGATTTGAGTTCGATCTCTATCGAAGAAGACGTCAGCTGCATGGATTCAAGATGCACATTATTCTCTCGTGTTGTCATCTTCCCAATCCCGCCAGCAGACCACAGATttcattcctcctcctcctcctcctcctcctttactGGCAAAGAGCTGTTGGTTGGGCCCACGCGAAACACGACTCCTCCGCCCACTATATATTCACCAGGCGCTATGAATCATCATCATCAGGCCAACGGAGGTTAAGACCTTCATTTGGCTGCTGCTGTCGGTGTTGGCTGGTGGCAGACAAGGTGCGTGCAGAGAGTTGCAGAGATAATTAATTGCCAACAGGAAGAGAGACCATGAGGAACTGTCACCGTGGTCGAGCAGATCttaaggtggagaggaagatgGCGGAAAAATATAGGAGACTGCACATGAAGACCCTGTACTTGAAGCTTTCCTCCATCATTCCCGCGGAACACAGAACCACGGCAAAGGTAAGCATCTTGCTTCTTCCTGCGCTTCTATTTCTTTCTCGGATGTTTTATCTCCATCAGAACCCTACTGCCTGATGAATgggtttctctctctttcttctttctcttacATGATTTGATTGATCGCAGAATGCGTCATCGACATCATCCACGTTGACATTCCTTCCGATCACAAAGTATTCTTTAACTAATAATTGATGGACAAAATAATTGCAGTAATCGTATATCCTGAGATAAAGCCCAAGACTTGTCTACTTTTCTTCCATCATCTGTGATACAAGAATTGCTATCGAGTGTATCGCATCCTGCAACTTCTAATCTTAAACCTATTATGTTACAGGATGCAATGACAAAGCAAGACAACTTGGATCAAGCCACAtcttacatcaaatatcttcgtgCAAGGATCGAAAAGTTGAAGCAGAGAAGGCTCGTGCAGACCAGCGCGGTCAGAAATGAGATGGGAACGGGCTATCTATTGCCAATCATTGAAGTAAAATACCAGGATCTGAACCTGGAGATACTTCTGATAAGTGGTGTGAACAAGAGCTTCATGTTCCATGAGGTGATCAATGTTCTCGAGGAAGAAGGTGCCGAAGTCATCCATGCTAGCTTCTCAGTCGTCGGTGACAAGATCTACCACACAATACATTCGCAGGTGATCACGATCCTTCTCTCTTTGCTCTTTACTAGTTTGGGCAGCTCGAGCTAAGGCAGATGATGATTTATGTCCAGGCAAGGGATTTTGTTTATAGGATCAGGACACCTTACCTTACCTAGGTTAATGAAATCCTTCCCAAAAAAACATGGTTTTTTTGTGTTTGCAGCTACGACTCCAATCGATCAGGGTGTGTCGGTCTTCCTGTTAGCCTACAGCATTTAACCTACATGTGTGATGAGCTGTTATTACCTGTGTTTGCAGGCTGTCAGCACCAGAATTGGCTTGGAGGCTTCGAGGGTATCTGAGAGACTGAAGGAGCTGGTTAAGTAATCATCTAGGAGACATGGTTTTCCAGATTCCTGAGGACATATGGACGTGTACCATGCACTTTTTTTAAGACTGCTATTGATATGGATCGgtttcgtcggaggaggaagaagaagatgatcccACCACCACGAACAGACGTACTGCTTTCCTCTTTCCTTTTTTTGAGTTGAGATTGATGCTTGGAGCTTGCACGATTGTTGTACCCTCTGTAGTCTGCAGACTATTGACTAATGGAAGCTTCTCTTGTTTCAGTGGCATTTTAGTTCTCTTAAACACGTTCTTAGCGCTCGTATGGGAATCTTCCTCGTACTCACCAAACATTTTCTTCGACCGTGTCGGCGATCCGACAACCCTTCAATAGAAAACTGGCGGCAGAATGAAACCCTTAAATAGAAAACTTTTAGTCATCAAATGCTCCGTGTTACGTCGTTTTACCATCACCGACGGTGAGCGGATTCCCCTGCATCTTCTTCGTCGCTACCCCGGGAATCGGGACATCAAATCGACGGCGCTTCCTCACGTGTGAGTAAAATACTGCCTCCTGGATTTGGATATAGTCATCTTCTTCCAAATCTAGTTCTTCTATTGCTGCAGCTGTTGAGATATAGGGCAAAGTGTTAATAGTCGTTAAGTTTTTGTAAAACGTAACCGTGTTACCTTCAATCCTAactcctccttgcattgcccttataAAATTACATCCTATTATCATTTGAATATCATCCCCAAGCTTCATTGAGAACACATAGGTGTAAGGAATCCTGAAAGTGTTGTTCCCAATAGTCATTTTGCCTCCCCTTAATTTTTTGTTCGCTGTCGttttggaggtgatcccactgaAATGCACCACATAAGGGTTTTCTTCTATTGCAGCTTTTGGTACAGCCTTCTCGTCTATGCAACAAGTGGTAGCACCTGTATCTAGTATAGCATTAACTTCAAAAGGGGGAATATTCAGAATTTCCATATGCACCTTTAAGTTGAAGAGCATATTCTtagatcttcttgatcctcccgTTTCCTTTGTTTCCATAGAGAGGATTTTCTGAGTTTCTTCCTCCAAGAGAACAAGGGcctcttcattttcttcttcttcttcgctttctTCAGTTTTTCTTTTTCCAAGCCTTTGTATTTTTTTCAGGAGATCGGCCTTCTCTAGCCTTAACCGATCTACTTCCAGTACTTCCCCTTCCAATTTGTCATATTT
This Musa acuminata AAA Group cultivar baxijiao chromosome BXJ1-2, Cavendish_Baxijiao_AAA, whole genome shotgun sequence DNA region includes the following protein-coding sequences:
- the LOC135606730 gene encoding protein NUCLEAR FUSION DEFECTIVE 6, mitochondrial-like; amino-acid sequence: MATAIGGARRALAGRGIPSSLISGAATSRAFPSSSARTRACSWLSRRKLPSGISRSAVELGCAQSLMPFHSVTATALLTSMLSARPGSWTWLSEGFATPL
- the LOC135613021 gene encoding transcription factor bHLH162-like; the protein is MRNCHRGRADLKVERKMAEKYRRLHMKTLYLKLSSIIPAEHRTTAKDAMTKQDNLDQATSYIKYLRARIEKLKQRRLVQTSAVRNEMGTGYLLPIIEVKYQDLNLEILLISGVNKSFMFHEVINVLEEEGAEVIHASFSVVGDKIYHTIHSQAVSTRIGLEASRVSERLKELVK